The uncultured Fretibacterium sp. genome includes the window AACGAGGACGTCGTCCTCTCCGTCGCCCTCTCGCTCTTCGTCACGGGCCTGTTCATCCTCTTCTACAACCGGCTCTTCCTGATCACCTACAACGAGGACTATGCGCGGTCGCTGGGAATAAACGTCACGCTCTATCAGTTCCTGATCTCCTTCCTCACCGCCCTCACGGTGGTGCTGGGCATGAGGATGATGGGGACGCTCCTGATATCGAGCCTGATCATCCTTCCGGCGGTCACGGCGCGCAGGCTGGTGAGCAGCTTCCGGGCGCTCGTCGTGACGTCCGCCTGCATCTCGCTGATCTGCTTCGCCGCGGGGCTGGCCCTGTCCTTCGTCTGGAACCTGCCCACGGGCGCCAGCATCGTGTCCGTCAACGTGGCGGCGCTGATTGGGGCCGTGCTTCTGTCGCGCCTCATGGGGCGCACCGCGTGAGCGGGC containing:
- a CDS encoding iron chelate uptake ABC transporter family permease subunit; its protein translation is NEDVVLSVALSLFVTGLFILFYNRLFLITYNEDYARSLGINVTLYQFLISFLTALTVVLGMRMMGTLLISSLIILPAVTARRLVSSFRALVVTSACISLICFAAGLALSFVWNLPTGASIVSVNVAALIGAVLLSRLMGRTA